A region from the Aegilops tauschii subsp. strangulata cultivar AL8/78 chromosome 5, Aet v6.0, whole genome shotgun sequence genome encodes:
- the LOC109733537 gene encoding amino acid transporter AVT1C-like translates to MDRDEEKGHGDRSLLFIGDEDDDLGVDRDGGSPPSSDCAGSSFSDRSDDGGDVDGADDGTGTGSGSGSGSGSDADADADGDKERAPNVARQQATWPQSYRQSIDMLSAVQSPSVSTIMAASPSITKLGSSFLKAGSSFFLKKGATEGSLPLTRPLLPPSLSQLSQQQQPAGRPSTDSLQPRPPAPQPPAVQQRPSAACLKSNYIELPPPSSKCSSAQSIINGLNVLCGVGILTTCFGIKQAGWLSLLLLPLLGACSCYTGLLLKRCIDSSPTIETYPDIGRAAFGTPGRIFVSVVLYLELYACCVEYITLLGDSLSSVFPSAHLAFTGIYLNSHNLFAISMALAILPSVWLRNLSLLSYLSAGGVVATITVVVCLFWVGIGDGVGFHPSGSALNLTHLPLALGLYGYCFSGHSVFPNIYSSMKERSQFPFVLVFCFIVVTIVYSGVAATGFLMFGESTMSQFTLNMPQQYVPSKIAIWMTIVNPYTKYALTMTPVALSIEEALPKMMRNYVAGMCVRTALVLSTVVVALSFPYFALVMALLGSVFTMLVALILPCACYLSIKRDLVPLWEVVLCITIILIGFGCACVGSYTSINQMIGGS, encoded by the exons ATGGATCGCGACGAGGAGAAGGGCCACGGCGACAGATCGCTGCTCTTCATAGGCGACGAGGACGACGACCTCGGCGTGGACCGGGATGGCGGCTCGCCACCCTCGTCGGACTGCGCGGGATCCTCCTTCTCCGACAGGAGCGACGACGGCGGTGACGTTGACGGTGCCGACGACGGCACTGGCACCGGCAGCGGtagcggcagcggcagcggcagcgatgccgacgccgacgccgacggcGACAAGGAACGCGCGCCCAACGTCGCCAGGCAGCAGGCCACGTGGCCGCAGAGTTACAG GCAGTCGATCGACATGTTGAGCGCCGTCCAGTCGCCGTCGGTGAGCACCATCATGGCGGCCAGCCCGAGCATCACCAAGTTGGGGAGCTCTTTCCTCAAGGCCGGAAGCTCCTTCTTCCTCAAGAAGGGCGCCACCGAGGGCTCGCTACCCCTCACCCGGCCATTGCTGCCGCCCTCTCTATCGCAGCTgtcgcagcagcagcagcccgcAGGGCGGCCGTCGACGGACAGCTTGCAGCCGCGGCCACCGGCTCCGCAGCCACCCGCGGTGCAGCAGAGGCCCTCTGCGGCGTGCCTGAAATCCAACTACATTGAGCTCCCACCGCCGTCCTCCAAGTGCAGCAGTGCACAGTCTATCATCAACG GCCTCAATGTCCTGTGCGGTGTTGGAATTCTCACAACGTGTTTCGGAATCAAACAAGCAGGATGGTTaagcctcctcctccttcccttgTTGGGAGCCTGTTCATGCTACACCGGCTTGCTTCTCAAGAGATGCATAGACAGCTCGCCGACCATCGAAACGTACCCTGATATCGGACGAGCCGCTTTCGGTACCCCGGGTCGAATATTTGTATCG GTTGTCCTTTATCTAGAGCTCTAT GCATGCTGCGTGGAGTACATCACACTGCTAGGAGACAGCTTGTCTTCAGTGTTTCCTTCTGCGCATTTAGCTTTTACCGGCATCTACTTGAACTCTCATAACCTGTTTGCCATATCAATGGCTTTGGCAATTCTCCCATCAGTCTGGCTCAGGAACCTCAGTCTCCTCTCCTATCTTTCTG CCGGAGGCGTGGTTGCAACGATTACAGTCGTTGTGTGCCTGTTTTGGGTTGGTATTGGCGATGGAGTTGGGTTCCACCCTTCTGGTAGTGCACTGAACCTGACCCACCTTCCACTGGCACTTGGCTTGTATGGATACTGCTTCTCAGGGCACTCGGTTTTCCCAAATATATACTCATCAATGAAGGAGCGCTCGCAGTTCCCTTTTGTCCTCGTGTTCTG CTTTATAGTGGTCACAATTGTGTACTCTGGGGTCGCGGCCACAGGGTTTCTGATGTTCGGCGAGTCCACAATGTCGCAATTCACACTGAACATGCCACAGCAGTATGTTCCCTCTAAAATCGCCATTTGGATGACG ATTGTGAACCCATACACCAAATACGCCTTGACGATGACACCGGTCGCCTTGTCGATAGAGGAGGCTCTGCCTAAGATGATGCGAAATTATGTTGCAGGAATGTGTGTTAGGACAGCTCTTGTCCTCTCGACTGTCGTCGTGGCTCTATCTTTTCCATACTTTG CCTTGGTGATGGCATTGCTTGGATCTGTCTTCACAATGCTAGTG GCCCTGATCCTCCCTTGTGCATGCTACCTCTCCATCAAGCGGGACTTAGTACCTTTGTGGGAG GTGGTTTTGTGCATAACAATCATATTGATTGGCTTCGGTTGCGCGTGCGTTGGATCATACACCTCGATTAACCAGATGATAGGCGGCAGTTAG